From the Deinococcus sonorensis KR-87 genome, the window CGATTTTGTGGGGGCGGAGGCCAGCCACGCCTGGGTGGAGGCGTTCATTCCCGGCAGCGGCTGGACCGGGTACGATCCCACCAACAACACGGCCGTGGTGGAGGCGCACGTCAAGATCGGGCACGGGCGCGACTACAGCGATGTGTCGCCCATCAGCGGCCACTACCACGGCAACACCCGGGGCGTGCTGGACGTGGAGGTCAAGGTCTACGACCAGTAGCGCGGCCGCGCAGGAGCACGGCCAGCCGCAGAGGGCGCTTCATGGGCGACGGTCCCCTCGGATGCGGACACCGTTCCAGGGCGGTCCGTGTTACGCTTCAGACAGAAGCAACATGGACGTGCCGCCGCGCAAGATCATCCACATCGACATGGACGCCTTTTACGCCTCGGTCGAGATGCGCGACGACCCCCGCCTGCGCGGGCGCCCGGTGGCGGTGGCCTGGGGTGGCGAGCGCAGCGTGGTGCTGACCGCCAGCTATCCGGCGCGGACCTCCGGGGTGGGCTCGGCCATGCCGCTGCGGCGGGCGCTGCGGCTGTGCCCGGGGCTGCTGGTGGTGCCGCCGCGCTTCGAGGCCTACCAGGAGGTGAGCCGGCAGCTGCGGGCGCTGTGGCGGCAGCACACGCCGCTGGTGGAACCGCTGTCGCTGGACGAGGCGTACCTGGACGTGACGCCGCCGCCGGGCGTGCCGTTCAGCGCGGGCCGGCTGGCCCAGCAGATCCGGGCCGAGGTGTGGGACGCCACCGGGCTCACCTGCACGGCCGGCGTGAGCAGCAACAAGTTCCTGGCCAAGCTGGCGAGCGGGCTGCACAAGCCGGACGGCCTGACAGTGATCCGGCCGGAACAGGCGCCGGAGCTGCTGGCCCGCCTGCCGGTGTCGGCGTTCCACGGCATCGGGCCGGTGACCGCCGCGCGCATGGAGGAGCACGGCATCCACACCGGGGCCGACCTGCGCGCGGTGCCGCAGGACACGCTGGTCGGGTGGTTCGGCCGGGCCGGGGAGCACTTCTACCAGATCGCGCGCGGGCAGGATCACCGGCCGGTGGAGCCGGACCGCCCGCACAAGAGCATCGGGGTGGAGGAGACCTACGCGCAGGACCTGCGGGGGGTCCAGGCGGTGCGGGCGGTGCTGCCGCCGCTGGCCGCCACGCTGGAGCAGCGGCTGGCCCGCGCCGGGGTGGCCGGCCGGGTGCTGGTGCTGAAGGTCAAGTTCAGCGACTTCCGGCTGCAGACGCGCCGCCTGACCGTGCCTCAGCCGCTTCGACATGCGGACGAGCTGGAGCGCTACGGCGCCGCCCTGGTCCAGCCGGAGCTGCTGGGCGGCCGGGCCGTGCGGCTGGTGGGGCTCACGGCCGCCGGGCTGGAGCTGCCGGGCCGGGTGAGTCAGCCGCCGCTGTTCGGGGACGCGGAGCCTGCATACGGTTGACTGCCGCTGCATAGCACGCTATATTATTTTTATCACCGCCTGAGAGGGCGGATTTTTTGTGCCGGTATCCGGCGGTGTTGGTTACCATGGGCCCATGCAGGGAACAGTCACGGCGGTGGCCAGAAGCGGGGAGCATCACTTCAGCAAGGTGCCGGTGGCGTCGGTGGAGCTGGTGGCCCACCTGGGTGTGGCCCAGGATGCCCATGCGGGCGTCACGGTGCAGCACCGCTCACGGGTGGCGGTCAATCCGGATCAGCCGAACCTGCGTCAGGTGCACCTGATGCATGCCGAGCTGTTCGATGAGCTGGACGAGCGCGGCTTCACGGTACGGCCCGGCGACCTGGGCGAGAACATCACCACGCGTGGCCTGGACCTGCTGGCCCTGCCGCGCGGCACCCGGCTGCAGCTGGGCGCGTCGGCGGTGGTGGAGGTCACTGGCCTCCGGAATCCCTGCGGGCAGATCGAGGCGTTCCAGCCGGGGTTGCTGGCCGCCGTGCTGGAGCAGGCACCGGACGGCCGCTGGATCCGGAAGGCGGGCATCATGGGCGTGGTCTGCGCCGGCGGAACGGTGGCTCCGGGCGACGCAGTTCAGGTCACGCTGCCGCCCGAGCCGTGGGTCCCGCTGGAACGGGTCTAGAGCCCCGCAGAACTGACCCACCATGTAAGCTACATCACGCTTTAAATTTGAATTTAAATTTAAACTGGCGACATGACCACGGCACCTCACCCTCCCACCACTGATTCCGAGCGTCGCCGCGCCGTGCTGGCCTGGGCACGGCTGGGGCGTGCCTATCAGGCGCTGCTGCTGCAGACCGAGGCCAGCGTGCGGGACCACGGCCTGAGCGGCATGGAGTTCGACATTCTCGCGCACGTCGCCGGTCGGCCCGGCCTGACGCAGCAGGACCTGGCCTCACGGCTGTTCGTGAGCCAGGGCAACGTGACCTATCAGGTCAGCAAGCTGGAGGAGCGCGGCCTGCTGGAGCGGCGGCCCGCCGGACGCTCCAACACCCTGCATCTGACGGCGGCCGGTCAGGCGATCCACGACCGGGCAGCGCCCCAGCAGGGCGACCTGCACGCCCGCCAGTTCGCCGCCCTCAGCCCTGAAGAACAGGCTCAGCTGACCGCCCTGCTGCGCCGCCTGCATCCCACCGATTCAAAGGAGTGAACGTATGACCACCCTGATCCCCCACGGCCTGCACCATGTCACCGCCGTCACCGCCAATGCCCAGGCCAATCTGGACTTCTACACCCGCGTGCTGGGCCTGCGCATGGTCAAGCAGACGGTCAACCAGGACGATGTGTCGGCCTACCACCTGTTCTTCGCGGACGGGGTGGGCAGCCCCGGCAGTGACCTGACCTTCTTCGAGTGGCGGCTGCCGCGCCAGCAGCGCGGCAACAACGAGATCAGCCGCACCAGCCTGCGGGTGGCCAGCCAGGAAAGCCTGGAGTGGTGGGCGGCCTGGCTGAAGCAGCACGGGGTGCAGGCCGAACCCATTACTGAGATCCTGGACCGTCCCACCCTGCGCTTCGAGGACCCGGAGGGCCAGCGGCTCGCGCTGGTGGTGGACGGGGGCTTGGGTGACCCGGCCCACCCCTGGGACCTGAGCCCGGTGCCGGCCGAGCACCAGATTCGTGGCCTGGGGCCGTCGGAGCTGACCATCCCCAGCCTGTTTCCCACCTCCCAGGTGCTGAGCAAGGTGTATGGCCTGACGGCGGCCGGCAGCTACCCGGACCCGGAGAGCCCTGCGCATACGGTGCACGTGTTCCAGATGGGGGAGGGCGGCGCGCACGCCGAACTGCACCTGCGGGTGCGGCCGGACCTGAAGCCGGCCCAGTCCGGCGCGGGCGCGGTGCATCACCTGGCGCTGCGGGTGCGCGACGAGGACTACCGCGCGTGGCACCTGAAGCTGTCGGGGCTGGGGCTGCGCACCAGCGGCGAGGTGGACCGGCACTGGTTCCGGAGCATCTACTTCCGCGAGCCGCAGGGCATCCTGATCGAGCTGGCCACCGACGGCCCCGGCTTCGCCACCGACGAGCCGCTGGAGACGCTGGGCGAGAAGGTCGTGATGGCCCCCTTCCTGGAGCCGCACCGCGCCCAGATCGAGGCGGGCCTGACCCCGCTGAAGTATGACCCCCGTTCACTGAAGGAGCAGAACGCATGAAGCTGACCGGGATTCATCACGTGTCGTCGCTGACCGCGCACATCGACCGCAACCACCGCTTCTACACCGGGGTGCTGGGCATGCGGCTGGTCAAGAAGACCGTCAATCAGGACTCGCCCACCATGTACCACCTGTTCTACGCCGACGCGGCGGGCAGCCCCGGCACCGACCTGACCTTCTTCGATCTGCCGCATGCGGCCCGGCAGCACCGAGGCAACAACGAGATCAGCCGCACCAGCCTGCGGGTGGCCAGCGAAAGCAGCCTGCCGTGGTGGGCCGAGCGCCTGCAGGCGGCGGGCGCAGCGGTCCAGCCGGTCCGGGAGGAGTACGGCCGCCCGGTGCTCAACTTCGAGGACCCGGAAGGCCAGCGGCTGGCGCTGGTGCCGGATGGTGGCCGGGGACCCGGCGAGGTGTGGGCTGGGAGCCCGGTGCCGGCGGAGCATCAGATTCGCGGCCTGGGGCCGGTGCACCTGACGGTGCCAGACCCGGCGCCCACCCGGGACGCCCTGATCCGGGTGCTGCAGCTGCAGGAGGCGGGGAGTTACCCGGACCCGGACAGCCCGGAGCACGAGGTGCGGGTGTTCCAGGCCGGCGAGGGCGGCGCGGACGCTGAGCTGCACGTGCACATCCGGCCGGACCTGCCCCGGGCGCGGCAGGGTGCGGGCGCGGTGCACCACGTGGCGCTGCGGATTCCGGACGAGGCCCAGTACCACGCCTGGACCGCCCGGCTGGACGCGCTGGGCCTGCAGACCAGCGGTGAGGTGGACCGCCACTGGTTCCGTAGCCTGTACTGGCGCGGTCCGGACGGCATCCTGTACGAGTTGGCCACCGATGGTCCCGGCTTCGCCACCGACGAGGACGCGGCGCACCTGGGCGAGCGGCTGGTGCTGGCGCCCTTCCTGGAGCCACAGCGAGCCCGCATCGAGGCGGCCCTGACGCCCCTGGAGGTGACGACGTGACGGCCGTCACCCCGGAGCTGGGTTGGCACCACATCTATCAGGCGGGTCAGCCGGACGCCCCCACCCTGTTTCTGCTGCACGGCACCGGTGGCAACGAACAGAGCCTGCTGCCGCTGGCCCCCCAGGTGGCCCCTGGCTGGAACGTGCTGAGCGTGCGGGGCCGCAGCCTGGAGGAGGGGTTTCCCCGCTTCTTCCGGCGGTTCGATGCCCTGACCTACGACCAGGACCAGATCCGCAGCGAGTCGGCCGCGCTGGCCACCTTCCTGCAGGACGCGGCGGCCCAGTACGGCTTCGCGGCGAAGCAGGTCACGGCGCTGGGCTTCTCGAACGGGGCCAACATCGGGCTGGCGCTGCTGCTGCTGCACCCGGACGCGCTGGCTGGAGCGGTGTTGCTGCGTCCGGTGGTGCCGCTCCAGCCGCTGCCGGCTGCGCCGCTGGAGGGCAAGCGGGTGCTGCTGCTGGACGGCGCCCGTGATCCGTTCCGGCCCGCCGGGGCCGCAATCGCGCCGCACCTGCAGGGCCTGGGCGCGCAGGTGACCGCCCAGACGCTGCCCGCCGGCCACGACCTGACCCAGACGGACCTGCTGCTGACCCGCGACTGGCTGGCCGGGCCGCGCTAGGATCGGCCGCCAGTCATTTCATCTGAAAGCATTAGGGTGCAGGGCACCGACGGCGGGGGGCTGCCCCGGTAGAGTGGCGCGGTGAGTGCCCCTGCCCAGACCTCGGCCCTGCGTTTTCCGGAATTCCGCTGGCTGCTGGCCTCCAGCATCAGCAGCACCTTTGCCAGCCGCGCCCTGGCCGTGGTGATCGGCTACCAGATCTACCAGATCACCAAGAATCCGCTGGCGCTCGGCTGGCTGGGGCTGGTGGAGGCGGTGCCGGCTCTGGGACTGGCGCTGGTGGGCGGGCACTTCGCGGACCGGCACGACCGCCGCCGCATCCTGCTGATCACCCGCAGCATCCTGATCATCAGCGCCGTGCTGATGGCGCTGCTCTCCGGGGCCACGCCCAACATCCTGGGCCTGTACGCCCTGGTCTTCGCGTCCGGCCTGGCGCGCGGCTTCGGTGACCCGGCCGCCAGCGCCTTCGAGACGCAGGTGGTGCCGATGCAGGCGTACGTAAACGCCTCATCGTGGCTGGGCAGCGCGTGGCAGGGCGCCAGCATCGTGGGGCCGGCGCTGGGCGGCTTCGCCTTCGACCTGCTGGGGGTG encodes:
- a CDS encoding MOSC domain-containing protein, producing MQGTVTAVARSGEHHFSKVPVASVELVAHLGVAQDAHAGVTVQHRSRVAVNPDQPNLRQVHLMHAELFDELDERGFTVRPGDLGENITTRGLDLLALPRGTRLQLGASAVVEVTGLRNPCGQIEAFQPGLLAAVLEQAPDGRWIRKAGIMGVVCAGGTVAPGDAVQVTLPPEPWVPLERV
- the dinB gene encoding DNA polymerase IV — protein: MDVPPRKIIHIDMDAFYASVEMRDDPRLRGRPVAVAWGGERSVVLTASYPARTSGVGSAMPLRRALRLCPGLLVVPPRFEAYQEVSRQLRALWRQHTPLVEPLSLDEAYLDVTPPPGVPFSAGRLAQQIRAEVWDATGLTCTAGVSSNKFLAKLASGLHKPDGLTVIRPEQAPELLARLPVSAFHGIGPVTAARMEEHGIHTGADLRAVPQDTLVGWFGRAGEHFYQIARGQDHRPVEPDRPHKSIGVEETYAQDLRGVQAVRAVLPPLAATLEQRLARAGVAGRVLVLKVKFSDFRLQTRRLTVPQPLRHADELERYGAALVQPELLGGRAVRLVGLTAAGLELPGRVSQPPLFGDAEPAYG
- a CDS encoding ring-cleaving dioxygenase; protein product: MTTLIPHGLHHVTAVTANAQANLDFYTRVLGLRMVKQTVNQDDVSAYHLFFADGVGSPGSDLTFFEWRLPRQQRGNNEISRTSLRVASQESLEWWAAWLKQHGVQAEPITEILDRPTLRFEDPEGQRLALVVDGGLGDPAHPWDLSPVPAEHQIRGLGPSELTIPSLFPTSQVLSKVYGLTAAGSYPDPESPAHTVHVFQMGEGGAHAELHLRVRPDLKPAQSGAGAVHHLALRVRDEDYRAWHLKLSGLGLRTSGEVDRHWFRSIYFREPQGILIELATDGPGFATDEPLETLGEKVVMAPFLEPHRAQIEAGLTPLKYDPRSLKEQNA
- a CDS encoding alpha/beta hydrolase, whose amino-acid sequence is MTAVTPELGWHHIYQAGQPDAPTLFLLHGTGGNEQSLLPLAPQVAPGWNVLSVRGRSLEEGFPRFFRRFDALTYDQDQIRSESAALATFLQDAAAQYGFAAKQVTALGFSNGANIGLALLLLHPDALAGAVLLRPVVPLQPLPAAPLEGKRVLLLDGARDPFRPAGAAIAPHLQGLGAQVTAQTLPAGHDLTQTDLLLTRDWLAGPR
- a CDS encoding MarR family winged helix-turn-helix transcriptional regulator; the encoded protein is MTTAPHPPTTDSERRRAVLAWARLGRAYQALLLQTEASVRDHGLSGMEFDILAHVAGRPGLTQQDLASRLFVSQGNVTYQVSKLEERGLLERRPAGRSNTLHLTAAGQAIHDRAAPQQGDLHARQFAALSPEEQAQLTALLRRLHPTDSKE
- a CDS encoding ring-cleaving dioxygenase translates to MKLTGIHHVSSLTAHIDRNHRFYTGVLGMRLVKKTVNQDSPTMYHLFYADAAGSPGTDLTFFDLPHAARQHRGNNEISRTSLRVASESSLPWWAERLQAAGAAVQPVREEYGRPVLNFEDPEGQRLALVPDGGRGPGEVWAGSPVPAEHQIRGLGPVHLTVPDPAPTRDALIRVLQLQEAGSYPDPDSPEHEVRVFQAGEGGADAELHVHIRPDLPRARQGAGAVHHVALRIPDEAQYHAWTARLDALGLQTSGEVDRHWFRSLYWRGPDGILYELATDGPGFATDEDAAHLGERLVLAPFLEPQRARIEAALTPLEVTT